From a region of the Hemibagrus wyckioides isolate EC202008001 linkage group LG06, SWU_Hwy_1.0, whole genome shotgun sequence genome:
- the LOC131353922 gene encoding uncharacterized protein LOC131353922 isoform X10, producing the protein MASQGPGRKRTPNRNAVTPEEDALNVIAREAEARLAAKRAARAEAREIRMKELERQQKEIYQVQKKYYGLENLDNKWGDIEQWMEDSERYTRHSQRHVSVSDDEECMSLGSRSNVRLSEYSGLLGSSSRASSRASSRCASPVENSSSSGASFLRKAASSSGLRDLDHVTIPDLPNLDEGLDRDFFEKGPSRASTLSAATLTSLGGASSRKGSDSSSVTADTETSLQDIKEIHELKDQIQDVEAKYMQSLKELKDSLAQMEEKYRKAMVSNAQLDNEKSNLIYEVDTLKDSLMELEELLAETRRECEEKSKDLEREKHAHSILQFQFIEQKETLKQSEELLTEIRQLHFKQEGFVREISDLQETIEWKDKKIGALEKQKEYSDAIRTERDELRDEVVQLKDILKKHGIVLGPDLCTNGEVEGNVSSGSACTELQHGSSVLGTQELQLFRDENVGGSRGGQFQHQQDFDHEVQENHLPPSVSGSSSESPVVAHYNNGGFGNDFNNSIAKIQNNVEKPQAACEGKAEEISKDNVIIEGMRTDQQEIPLHDNRSETIKEENQDFTEKLPCEIAEKDVVHLDETVVGDSQIKMISDSSPSAKIDTALNSQSASVSGKKKKKKRKNKQKQKQSSDEKAVRSEIGDENENQLAESSSVQTVEENSVCSEEAPINEKVPDNRNVDENIELMHKEAESLELQRPNTGPGSISNQTDCMSSADFFRTADSVKEIKIDVPAYDDPLERTTEELNASIGKYKILSNNGDAELKDIVAVCADFPESGFEVRPEKEETDTTSDVVEMETVDGMIHLDKTYALAETSTVTQLDDAVITNEVSEEGQEIATDTQLDDALVTDEMHEEGQETSTVAQLDDAVITNEVSEEGQVISTVTQLDDAVITNEVSEEGQVISTVTQLDDAVITNEVSKEGQVISTVTQLDDALVTDKVHKLEQDTSTVTQLDDAVITNEVSEEGQETSTVTQLDDALVTDKVPELEQDSSTVTQLDGVLVTDEVPEQGQEISTDTQLDDALVTDEIPEESQEISTVTQLDDALVTDEMHEEGQETSTVTQLDDAVITNEVSEEGQEISTVTQLDDALVTDKVPELEQDTSTVTQLDGVLVTDKIPEERQEISTVTQLDGVLVTDKIPEERQEISTVTQLDGVLVTDEVPEEELETSAVTQLNEAVVADKVPEKEQETSAVKQLDDGLVTAEVPEEEQETYKETQLDDTVVTDEAPKLEQETSTGTQLDDVLFTAEVPEVELETSAVTQLNEAVVANKVAEKEQETSAVKQLDDGLVTAEVPEEKQESQEPTQIDQEFKVEQDEGEVEYGESFECHQEHNNIPDHKVQTDEQNVSAEIAGVTAEQIATTGGNQNESQQHSLTGYEEQGPEGCEETGHFEHSERAKQETSPNDLLPETRELDEVADDVVLQEAGQNMREQEVSEVKEGTSETNKEDAKSGSKKESKKGKGKSKEDCKMS; encoded by the exons GAGGACAGTGAGCGGTATACACGCCACTCACAGAGACATGTTTCG GTGTCAGATGATGAAGAATGTATGTCGTTGGGGAGCAGGAGCAATGTACGG TTGTCAGAGTATAGTGGCCTATTGGGCTCAAGCTCCAGAGCATCATCCAGAGCGAGTTCCAGATGTGCTAGCCCAGTG GAAAATAGCAGCAGCTCAGGGGCCAGTTTTTTACGAAAGGCAGCTAGCAGCAGTGGCCTCAGAGACTTGGATCATGTGACCATTCCTGATCTGCCAAAT TTGGATGAGGGATTGGACAGAGATTTTTTCGAAAAG GGCCCCTCTCGAGCGTCTACTCTATCCGCCGCCACTCTGACTTCACTGGGCGGGGCTTCCTCACGCAAAGGAAGTGACAGTTCCTCTGTCACTGCAGATACAGAGACATCCTTACAGGATATTAAG GAAATTCATGAACTGAAGGATCAGATCCAGGATGTCGAGGCCAAATACATGCAGAGCCTCAAAGAACTCAAG GATTCTTTGGCACAGATGGAGGAGAAATACCGCAAGGCCATGGTGTCTAATGCGCAGTTGGATAATGAGAAATCTAATCTGATATATGAGGTGGATACTTTGAAAGACTCGCTGATGGAGCTAGAAGAGCTTCTTGCTGAGACTCGGCGAGAGTGTGAGGAGAAGAGTAAG GATCTGGAGCGAGAGAAGCATGCCCACAGTATACTGCAGTTTCAGTTCATCGAGCAAAAAGAAACACTGAAGCAAAGTGAAGAGCTGCTGACT GAGATTCGTCAATTACACTTCAAACAAGAGGGCTTTGTTAGGGAGATTTCTGACCTGCAGGAAACTATTGAATGGAAGGATAAGAAAATTGGG GCCTTAGAGAAGCAGAAAGAGTATTCTGATGCCATTCGAACTGAGCGGGATGAGCTCAGGGATGAGGTGGTTCAACtcaaagacattttaaag AAACATGGCATTGTCCTTGGACCAGACCTGTGCACCAATGGAGAAGTGGAAGGAAATGTGAGCAGTGGGTCTGCCTGCACCGAACTGCAGCATGGGAGCAGTGTATTAG GCACTCAGGAGTTGCAGCTGTTTAGAGATGAAAATGTAGGGGGCTCCAGAGGTGGCCAGTTCCAACACCAACAGGATTTTGACCATGAAGTTCAAGAGAATCACCTGCCTCCATCTGTCTCTGGCAGTTCTTCTGAATCTCCTGTAGTAGCACATTATAATAATGGGGGTTTTGGAAATGATTTCAATAACAGCATAGCAAAAATTCAAAACAATGTTGAAAAACCTCAGGCTGCGTGTGAGGGTAAAGCAGAGGAAATTTCAAAAGATAATGTTATTATTGAAGGCATGAGAACAGATCAGCAAGAGATTCCACTGCATGATAACAGAAGTGAGACTATAAAAGAGGAAAATCAAGATTTCACAGAAAAACTCCCATGTGAGATAGCAGAAAAGGATGTAGTCCACCTAGATGAAACTGTAGTTGGAGATTCTCAGATCAAAATGATTTCTGACAGTTCACCATCAGCAAAAATAGACACAGCATTGAATTCCCAAAGTGCCAGTGTttcaggaaaaaagaagaagaaaaaaaggaaaaataaacagaaacaaaagcaGAGCTCCGATGAAAAAGCAGTTCGTTCAGAAATTGGGGATGAGAATGAAAACCAGCTCGCAGAGAGCAGTTCAGTTCAGACAGTAGAGGAAAACTCAGTATGTTCAGAAGAAGCACCCATAAATGAGAAAGTACCAGATAACAGGAATGTTGATGAAAACATAGAGCTGATGCACAAAGAAGCAGAATCTCTAGAACTACAAAGACCTAATACCGGCCCTGGATCAATCAGTAATCAGACTGATTGCATGAGCAGCGCCGATTTTTTCCGAACTGCGGACTCCGTAAAGGAAATTAAGATTGACGTCCCTGCTTACGACGATCCGCTGGAAAGAACTACTGAAGAGTTAAATGCCTCTATTGGCAAATACAAAATCTTAAGCAACAATGGTGATGCTGAGCTGAAAGACATTGTTGCCGTCTGTGCTGATTTTCCTGAATCTGGTTTTGAGGTAAGACCTGAGAAAGAGGAAACTGACACTACCTCAGATGTAGTGGAAATGGAAACAGTTGATGGGATGATTCACCTTGATAAAACATACGCCCTTGCCGAAACATCCACAGTCACGCAGCTGGATGACGCTGTAATTACAAATGAAGTATCCGAAGAGGGGCAAGAAATagccacagacacacagctggATGATGCTTTAGTTACAGATGAAATGCATGAAGAGGGGCAAGAAACATCCACAGTCGCACAGCTGGATGACGCTGTAATTACAAATGAAGTATCTGAAGAGGGGCAAGTAATATCCACAGTCACACAGCTGGATGACGCTGTAATTACAAATGAAGTATCCGAAGAGGGGCAAGTAATATCCACAGTCACACAGCTGGATGACGCTGTAATTACAAATGAAGTATCCAAAGAGGGGCAAGTAATATCCACAGTCACACAGCTGGATGATGCTTTAGTTACAGATAAAGTACACAAACTGGAGCAGGATACTTCCACAGTCACACAGCTGGATGACGCTGTAATTACAAATGAAGTATCTGAAGAGGGGCAAGAAACATCCACAGTCACACAGCTGGATGATGCTTTAGTTACAGATAAAGTACCTGAATTGGAGCAGGATTCTTCCACAGTCACACAGCTGGATGGCGTTTTAGTTACAGATGAAGTGCCTGAACAGGGGCAAGAAAtatccacagacacacagctggATGATGCTTTAGTTACAGATGAAATACCTGAAGAGAGTCAAGAAATATCCACAGTCACACAGCTAGATGATGCTTTAGTTACAGATGAAATGCATGAAGAGGGGCAAGAAACATCCACAGTCACACAGCTGGATGACGCTGTAATTACAAATGAAGTATCCGAAGAGGGGCAAGAAATATCCACGGTCACACAGCTGGATGATGCTTTAGTTACAGATAAAGTACCCGAATTGGAGCAGGATACTTCCACAGTCACACAGCTGGATGGTGTTTTAGTTACAGATAAAATACCTGAAGAGAGGCAAGAAATATCCACAGTCACACAGCTGGATGGTGTTTTAGTTACAGATAAAATACCTGAAGAGAGGCAAGAAATTTCCACAGTCACACAGCTGGATGGTGTTTTAGTTACAGATGAAGTGCCTGAAGAGGAGCTCGAAACATCTGCAGTTACACAGCTGAATGAGGCTGTAGTTGCAGATAAAGTACCTGAAAAGGAGCAAGAAACATCTGCAGTCAAACAGCTGGATGATGGTTTAGTTACAGCTGAAGTACCTGAAGAGGAGCAAGAAACATATAAAGAGACACAGCTGGATGACACTGTAGTTACAGATGAAGCACCCAAATTGGAGCAAGAAACATCCACAGGCACACAGCTGGATGACGTTTTATTTACAGCTGAAGTGCCTGAAGTGGAGCTAGAAACATCTGCAGTTACACAGCTGAATGAGGCTGTAGTTGCAAATAAAGTAGCTGAAAAGGAGCAAGAAACATCTGCAGTCAAACAGCTGGATGATGGTTTAGTTACAGCTGAAGTACCTGAAGAGAAGCAAGAATCACAGGAACCAACACAAATAGATCAGGAATTCAAAGTAGAACAGGATGAAGGTGAGGTAGAGTATGGAGAATCTTTTGAGTGTCATCAAGAACACAATAACATTCCTGACCACAAGgtacagacagatgaacagaatGTCTCAGCAGAGATAGCGGGTGTAACTGCAGAGCAGATAGCCACAACAGGGGGAAATCAGAACGAAAGTCAGCAACACTCTTTAACAGGATATGAGGAACAAGGACCTGAAGGCTGCGAAGAAACGGGGCATTTTGAGCACAGTGAAAGAGCCAAGCAGGAAACAAGTCCTAACGATCTGCTTCCTGAGACACGAGAGTTAGATGAGGTGGCTGATGATGTTGTTCTGCAAGAAGCAGGTCAGAATATGAGAGAGCAGGAAGTCAGTGAAGTCAAAGAGGGTACGTCTGAAACAAACAAGGAGGATGCAAAAAGTGGCTCCAAAAAGGAAAGCAAGAAAGGGAAGGGGAAGAGTAAAGAGGACTGCAAAATGTCCTAA
- the LOC131353922 gene encoding uncharacterized protein LOC131353922 isoform X17, with protein MASQGPGRKRTPNRNAVTPEEDALNVIAREAEARLAAKRAARAEAREIRMKELERQQKEVSDDEECMSLGSRSNVRLDEGLDRDFFEKGPSRASTLSAATLTSLGGASSRKGSDSSSVTADTETSLQDIKEIHELKDQIQDVEAKYMQSLKELKDSLAQMEEKYRKAMVSNAQLDNEKSNLIYEVDTLKDSLMELEELLAETRRECEEKSKDLEREKHAHSILQFQFIEQKETLKQSEELLTEIRQLHFKQEGFVREISDLQETIEWKDKKIGALEKQKEYSDAIRTERDELRDEVVQLKDILKKHGIVLGPDLCTNGEVEGNVSSGSACTELQHGSSVLGTQELQLFRDENVGGSRGGQFQHQQDFDHEVQENHLPPSVSGSSSESPVVAHYNNGGFGNDFNNSIAKIQNNVEKPQAACEGKAEEISKDNVIIEGMRTDQQEIPLHDNRSETIKEENQDFTEKLPCEIAEKDVVHLDETVVGDSQIKMISDSSPSAKIDTALNSQSASVSGKKKKKKRKNKQKQKQSSDEKAVRSEIGDENENQLAESSSVQTVEENSVCSEEAPINEKVPDNRNVDENIELMHKEAESLELQRPNTGPGSISNQTDCMSSADFFRTADSVKEIKIDVPAYDDPLERTTEELNASIGKYKILSNNGDAELKDIVAVCADFPESGFEVRPEKEETDTTSDVVEMETVDGMIHLDKTYALAETSTVTQLDDAVITNEVSEEGQEIATDTQLDDALVTDEMHEEGQETSTVAQLDDAVITNEVSEEGQVISTVTQLDDAVITNEVSEEGQVISTVTQLDDAVITNEVSKEGQVISTVTQLDDALVTDKVHKLEQDTSTVTQLDDAVITNEVSEEGQETSTVTQLDDALVTDKVPELEQDSSTVTQLDGVLVTDEVPEQGQEISTDTQLDDALVTDEIPEESQEISTVTQLDDALVTDEMHEEGQETSTVTQLDDAVITNEVSEEGQEISTVTQLDDALVTDKVPELEQDTSTVTQLDGVLVTDKIPEERQEISTVTQLDGVLVTDKIPEERQEISTVTQLDGVLVTDEVPEEELETSAVTQLNEAVVADKVPEKEQETSAVKQLDDGLVTAEVPEEEQETYKETQLDDTVVTDEAPKLEQETSTGTQLDDVLFTAEVPEVELETSAVTQLNEAVVANKVAEKEQETSAVKQLDDGLVTAEVPEEKQESQEPTQIDQEFKVEQDEGEVEYGESFECHQEHNNIPDHKVQTDEQNVSAEIAGVTAEQIATTGGNQNESQQHSLTGYEEQGPEGCEETGHFEHSERAKQETSPNDLLPETRELDEVADDVVLQEAGQNMREQEVSEVKEGTSETNKEDAKSGSKKESKKGKGKSKEDCKMS; from the exons GTGTCAGATGATGAAGAATGTATGTCGTTGGGGAGCAGGAGCAATGTACGG TTGGATGAGGGATTGGACAGAGATTTTTTCGAAAAG GGCCCCTCTCGAGCGTCTACTCTATCCGCCGCCACTCTGACTTCACTGGGCGGGGCTTCCTCACGCAAAGGAAGTGACAGTTCCTCTGTCACTGCAGATACAGAGACATCCTTACAGGATATTAAG GAAATTCATGAACTGAAGGATCAGATCCAGGATGTCGAGGCCAAATACATGCAGAGCCTCAAAGAACTCAAG GATTCTTTGGCACAGATGGAGGAGAAATACCGCAAGGCCATGGTGTCTAATGCGCAGTTGGATAATGAGAAATCTAATCTGATATATGAGGTGGATACTTTGAAAGACTCGCTGATGGAGCTAGAAGAGCTTCTTGCTGAGACTCGGCGAGAGTGTGAGGAGAAGAGTAAG GATCTGGAGCGAGAGAAGCATGCCCACAGTATACTGCAGTTTCAGTTCATCGAGCAAAAAGAAACACTGAAGCAAAGTGAAGAGCTGCTGACT GAGATTCGTCAATTACACTTCAAACAAGAGGGCTTTGTTAGGGAGATTTCTGACCTGCAGGAAACTATTGAATGGAAGGATAAGAAAATTGGG GCCTTAGAGAAGCAGAAAGAGTATTCTGATGCCATTCGAACTGAGCGGGATGAGCTCAGGGATGAGGTGGTTCAACtcaaagacattttaaag AAACATGGCATTGTCCTTGGACCAGACCTGTGCACCAATGGAGAAGTGGAAGGAAATGTGAGCAGTGGGTCTGCCTGCACCGAACTGCAGCATGGGAGCAGTGTATTAG GCACTCAGGAGTTGCAGCTGTTTAGAGATGAAAATGTAGGGGGCTCCAGAGGTGGCCAGTTCCAACACCAACAGGATTTTGACCATGAAGTTCAAGAGAATCACCTGCCTCCATCTGTCTCTGGCAGTTCTTCTGAATCTCCTGTAGTAGCACATTATAATAATGGGGGTTTTGGAAATGATTTCAATAACAGCATAGCAAAAATTCAAAACAATGTTGAAAAACCTCAGGCTGCGTGTGAGGGTAAAGCAGAGGAAATTTCAAAAGATAATGTTATTATTGAAGGCATGAGAACAGATCAGCAAGAGATTCCACTGCATGATAACAGAAGTGAGACTATAAAAGAGGAAAATCAAGATTTCACAGAAAAACTCCCATGTGAGATAGCAGAAAAGGATGTAGTCCACCTAGATGAAACTGTAGTTGGAGATTCTCAGATCAAAATGATTTCTGACAGTTCACCATCAGCAAAAATAGACACAGCATTGAATTCCCAAAGTGCCAGTGTttcaggaaaaaagaagaagaaaaaaaggaaaaataaacagaaacaaaagcaGAGCTCCGATGAAAAAGCAGTTCGTTCAGAAATTGGGGATGAGAATGAAAACCAGCTCGCAGAGAGCAGTTCAGTTCAGACAGTAGAGGAAAACTCAGTATGTTCAGAAGAAGCACCCATAAATGAGAAAGTACCAGATAACAGGAATGTTGATGAAAACATAGAGCTGATGCACAAAGAAGCAGAATCTCTAGAACTACAAAGACCTAATACCGGCCCTGGATCAATCAGTAATCAGACTGATTGCATGAGCAGCGCCGATTTTTTCCGAACTGCGGACTCCGTAAAGGAAATTAAGATTGACGTCCCTGCTTACGACGATCCGCTGGAAAGAACTACTGAAGAGTTAAATGCCTCTATTGGCAAATACAAAATCTTAAGCAACAATGGTGATGCTGAGCTGAAAGACATTGTTGCCGTCTGTGCTGATTTTCCTGAATCTGGTTTTGAGGTAAGACCTGAGAAAGAGGAAACTGACACTACCTCAGATGTAGTGGAAATGGAAACAGTTGATGGGATGATTCACCTTGATAAAACATACGCCCTTGCCGAAACATCCACAGTCACGCAGCTGGATGACGCTGTAATTACAAATGAAGTATCCGAAGAGGGGCAAGAAATagccacagacacacagctggATGATGCTTTAGTTACAGATGAAATGCATGAAGAGGGGCAAGAAACATCCACAGTCGCACAGCTGGATGACGCTGTAATTACAAATGAAGTATCTGAAGAGGGGCAAGTAATATCCACAGTCACACAGCTGGATGACGCTGTAATTACAAATGAAGTATCCGAAGAGGGGCAAGTAATATCCACAGTCACACAGCTGGATGACGCTGTAATTACAAATGAAGTATCCAAAGAGGGGCAAGTAATATCCACAGTCACACAGCTGGATGATGCTTTAGTTACAGATAAAGTACACAAACTGGAGCAGGATACTTCCACAGTCACACAGCTGGATGACGCTGTAATTACAAATGAAGTATCTGAAGAGGGGCAAGAAACATCCACAGTCACACAGCTGGATGATGCTTTAGTTACAGATAAAGTACCTGAATTGGAGCAGGATTCTTCCACAGTCACACAGCTGGATGGCGTTTTAGTTACAGATGAAGTGCCTGAACAGGGGCAAGAAAtatccacagacacacagctggATGATGCTTTAGTTACAGATGAAATACCTGAAGAGAGTCAAGAAATATCCACAGTCACACAGCTAGATGATGCTTTAGTTACAGATGAAATGCATGAAGAGGGGCAAGAAACATCCACAGTCACACAGCTGGATGACGCTGTAATTACAAATGAAGTATCCGAAGAGGGGCAAGAAATATCCACGGTCACACAGCTGGATGATGCTTTAGTTACAGATAAAGTACCCGAATTGGAGCAGGATACTTCCACAGTCACACAGCTGGATGGTGTTTTAGTTACAGATAAAATACCTGAAGAGAGGCAAGAAATATCCACAGTCACACAGCTGGATGGTGTTTTAGTTACAGATAAAATACCTGAAGAGAGGCAAGAAATTTCCACAGTCACACAGCTGGATGGTGTTTTAGTTACAGATGAAGTGCCTGAAGAGGAGCTCGAAACATCTGCAGTTACACAGCTGAATGAGGCTGTAGTTGCAGATAAAGTACCTGAAAAGGAGCAAGAAACATCTGCAGTCAAACAGCTGGATGATGGTTTAGTTACAGCTGAAGTACCTGAAGAGGAGCAAGAAACATATAAAGAGACACAGCTGGATGACACTGTAGTTACAGATGAAGCACCCAAATTGGAGCAAGAAACATCCACAGGCACACAGCTGGATGACGTTTTATTTACAGCTGAAGTGCCTGAAGTGGAGCTAGAAACATCTGCAGTTACACAGCTGAATGAGGCTGTAGTTGCAAATAAAGTAGCTGAAAAGGAGCAAGAAACATCTGCAGTCAAACAGCTGGATGATGGTTTAGTTACAGCTGAAGTACCTGAAGAGAAGCAAGAATCACAGGAACCAACACAAATAGATCAGGAATTCAAAGTAGAACAGGATGAAGGTGAGGTAGAGTATGGAGAATCTTTTGAGTGTCATCAAGAACACAATAACATTCCTGACCACAAGgtacagacagatgaacagaatGTCTCAGCAGAGATAGCGGGTGTAACTGCAGAGCAGATAGCCACAACAGGGGGAAATCAGAACGAAAGTCAGCAACACTCTTTAACAGGATATGAGGAACAAGGACCTGAAGGCTGCGAAGAAACGGGGCATTTTGAGCACAGTGAAAGAGCCAAGCAGGAAACAAGTCCTAACGATCTGCTTCCTGAGACACGAGAGTTAGATGAGGTGGCTGATGATGTTGTTCTGCAAGAAGCAGGTCAGAATATGAGAGAGCAGGAAGTCAGTGAAGTCAAAGAGGGTACGTCTGAAACAAACAAGGAGGATGCAAAAAGTGGCTCCAAAAAGGAAAGCAAGAAAGGGAAGGGGAAGAGTAAAGAGGACTGCAAAATGTCCTAA